A stretch of DNA from Candidatus Izemoplasma sp.:
AAATCTCGCAAGTTGTGAGACTAAACAAAATACAATTACTGTATTAACCTCAAGCGGATATGAACCTTATGAAATGATAGATACTGATGGTAATCTAACTGGGTTTGATATTGATTTAATGAATGCATTGGCTGATGAATTAGCAATTGAAATTGAATGGAAAGATGTGGCTTTTGAAGGGATTATTGCGAGTTTACAATCAGGCCAAGCAGAAATAGCGATTGCAGGTATTAGCCCAACAGAAGACCGTAAAGAAAACATTGATTTTAGCGAAATATACTATAATAGTGACGTTGGCCTGACAAACTTTTTAGTGTTTAAAAGTGATCAAGCCATAGAATCCTTAAACGATTTAAGTGGTCTTGTTGTGGGTGCACAACTTGGGACTGTACAAGCTACTTTACTAGAATCAATCCATGAAGAATATAACTTTATAGTTGACTTAAGAAACACTAATACCCAAATAGTCGAAGAAATTAAAGCGGATAGAATTGATGTTTTAGTTGTTGAGAAAGTTATATCAGACTCAATTTTAGCATCAAATAATGAACTTAAAGCTGTTGGTTTTGAAAGTCATTTAGATGACTACTCAGGAAATGCGATTGCTTTTAGTAAAGGAAGTCCTTATGTTGAACAATTCAATTCAGCCTTACAGACATTAAGAGATAATGGGACGTTAGATGAACTAATAAATAAATGGTTTAACACATAAATAAAAAACACCTAAATTAATTAGGTGTTTCAGACTGTTGACAAACACCACATTAATAAAAGAAAATCGATTATGATTATCAAATCATAGTCGATTTTTTGTATTTTTAGACTACATTGCGAAAAGCAAAGCTTTTCTAGTCCATATTTG
This window harbors:
- a CDS encoding transporter substrate-binding domain-containing protein — encoded protein: MKKIILGLLLLLTLNLASCETKQNTITVLTSSGYEPYEMIDTDGNLTGFDIDLMNALADELAIEIEWKDVAFEGIIASLQSGQAEIAIAGISPTEDRKENIDFSEIYYNSDVGLTNFLVFKSDQAIESLNDLSGLVVGAQLGTVQATLLESIHEEYNFIVDLRNTNTQIVEEIKADRIDVLVVEKVISDSILASNNELKAVGFESHLDDYSGNAIAFSKGSPYVEQFNSALQTLRDNGTLDELINKWFNT